The following proteins come from a genomic window of Terriglobia bacterium:
- the cdd gene encoding cytidine deaminase — protein sequence MSAVDKERLFVAAREVLTRAYAPYSKFHVGAAVLAASGAIYAGCNVENASYGLTICAERSAISAGVAAEGASFRIRAVAVFNGNDAPCSPCGACRQVIFEFGPDADVIFQGRDGHEHSTARALLPAGFTL from the coding sequence TTGTCCGCTGTCGATAAGGAACGCCTTTTCGTAGCCGCGCGCGAAGTGCTGACCCGCGCTTATGCTCCGTATTCCAAGTTCCATGTTGGCGCCGCGGTGCTGGCCGCATCCGGTGCTATCTATGCCGGCTGCAACGTCGAGAACGCTTCCTACGGCCTGACGATCTGTGCCGAGCGCTCCGCCATCTCCGCCGGAGTTGCCGCCGAGGGTGCGTCCTTCAGAATTCGCGCCGTGGCGGTGTTCAACGGCAACGATGCCCCCTGCTCTCCCTGCGGCGCGTGTCGGCAGGTGATTTTCGAATTCGGTCCTGACGCCGACGTCATCTTCCAGGGCCGCGACGGTCACGAGCACTCCACCGCCCGCGCTTTACTTCCAGCAGGGTTCACGTTGTGA